A window from Entomoplasma freundtii encodes these proteins:
- a CDS encoding thymidine kinase: MVQARQFTNKRTAKKIGWIELITGCMFAGKTEEFIRRLRRHSYAKNNVIAFKPAIDKRYSEKAVASHNGTTFTCYPVASVQEMQAIFEVENSKQLIDVVGIDEVQFLDETVVDFIEELANQGLIVITTGLDRDFKADPFQNVDRLLVLAEYVDKLTAICHQCGNLATRTQRLVKGKAASKNDPLILVDGSESYEARCRNCYQQAK; this comes from the coding sequence ATGGTACAAGCTAGACAGTTTACTAATAAAAGAACAGCCAAAAAAATTGGTTGAATTGAATTAATTACCGGTTGCATGTTTGCTGGCAAAACTGAAGAATTCATTCGTCGTCTTCGTCGCCATAGTTACGCTAAAAATAATGTCATTGCTTTTAAACCAGCAATTGATAAGCGTTATTCAGAAAAGGCGGTAGCATCGCATAATGGTACCACTTTTACTTGTTACCCAGTTGCTTCTGTTCAAGAAATGCAAGCTATTTTCGAAGTTGAAAATTCTAAACAATTAATTGACGTGGTTGGCATTGATGAAGTACAATTTTTAGATGAGACGGTTGTCGATTTTATCGAGGAATTGGCTAACCAAGGTTTAATTGTCATCACTACCGGTTTGGATCGTGATTTCAAGGCTGACCCATTTCAAAATGTCGATCGTTTACTAGTACTTGCTGAATATGTTGATAAATTAACAGCTATTTGTCACCAATGTGGCAATTTAGCAACAAGAACTCAACGACTTGTTAAAGGCAAAGCAGCTAGTAAAAACGATCCCCTGATTCTTGTTGATGGTAGCGAAAGTTACGAAGCTCGTTGCCGGAATTGTTATCAGCAAGCAAAGTAG
- the prfA gene encoding peptide chain release factor 1, producing the protein MNIKTFEALQTMQRRIQQIDDELQSDAIATNIKKMTELNKERANLQPVVTKFEEYQKNEAALEMAKKGLLEEKDKELIELLKLEIETTSADLEIIQATIEEMLIPKDPNDDKNVIVEIRGAAGGDEANIFAGDLYRMYKLYAEKVGWKISVLEASPSEAGGYSQLIFMVKGDHVYSKLKFESGSHRVQRVPKTEAKGRIQTSTATVAVLPEMDEVAIEIKSTDLRIDTYRSSGAGGQHVNTTDSAVRITHLPTGIVTASQDGRSQFDNKDLAMKMLRAKVYEYEVSKQQAEASSARKSAVGTGARSEKIRTYNYPQNRVTDHRVGLTLNKLDQVMEGQLDEFIIALVNDDQRQKVEAQLQDN; encoded by the coding sequence ATGAATATAAAAACATTTGAGGCTTTGCAAACTATGCAACGTCGCATTCAACAAATTGATGACGAACTTCAAAGTGATGCAATCGCCACGAATATTAAAAAAATGACTGAACTCAACAAAGAACGTGCCAATTTACAACCGGTAGTAACCAAATTTGAAGAGTACCAAAAAAACGAGGCCGCTTTGGAGATGGCCAAAAAAGGTTTGCTAGAAGAAAAGGACAAAGAATTAATTGAGCTCCTAAAATTAGAGATTGAAACCACTTCAGCTGATTTGGAAATAATCCAAGCAACCATTGAGGAAATGTTAATTCCAAAAGACCCGAATGATGACAAAAACGTTATCGTAGAAATTAGGGGAGCCGCTGGCGGCGATGAGGCCAATATTTTTGCGGGTGATCTTTATCGAATGTATAAACTTTATGCAGAAAAAGTAGGTTGAAAAATTTCAGTTCTTGAAGCCTCACCATCAGAAGCTGGGGGCTATTCACAACTTATTTTTATGGTTAAAGGAGACCATGTTTATTCAAAATTAAAATTTGAGTCAGGAAGTCACCGGGTTCAGCGGGTTCCTAAAACAGAAGCTAAAGGACGCATCCAAACTTCGACTGCGACAGTAGCGGTTCTGCCGGAAATGGATGAGGTGGCTATCGAAATTAAATCAACTGATTTAAGAATTGATACTTATCGTTCATCCGGAGCGGGCGGTCAACACGTTAATACCACTGATTCGGCCGTTCGAATTACGCACCTTCCCACTGGAATAGTTACTGCGTCACAAGATGGTCGAAGTCAATTTGATAATAAAGATTTAGCAATGAAAATGTTACGAGCGAAAGTTTATGAATACGAAGTGTCTAAACAACAAGCAGAAGCTTCTTCCGCTCGTAAAAGTGCTGTTGGTACGGGTGCACGAAGTGAAAAAATTAGAACTTATAATTATCCTCAAAATCGGGTTACTGACCATCGTGTTGGTTTAACCTTAAATAAATTGGATCAAGTGATGGAAGGGCAATTGGACGAATTTATTATTGCTTTGGTAAATGATGACCAGCGCCAAAAAGTGGAAGCGCAATTGCAAGATAATTAA
- the prmC gene encoding peptide chain release factor N(5)-glutamine methyltransferase, which yields MTYQKAFWELKKTFSDFNDGLIYQILEFLSGENKTWLIENWEKPMTNLAKFAEIYKLLLSGYPFAYISKNKTFLGHDFYVDESVLIPRDETELLVQEATKWLKQYPDCKVLDLCSGSGIIGLTIKMNHPGCQVTLSDLSAPAQIIAAKNAQKLNLDVAFLTGDFLEPSLENHQKYNLITCNPPYVDKTDKEVGASTIFEPEMALYPPDLSQPLYFYEILFRDVFKIINKGKPFALLLEFGYDQKEKIEKIIFRTSWLKGSNITFFQDWAGKWRFVKIEGELKE from the coding sequence ATGACTTATCAAAAAGCTTTTTGAGAATTAAAAAAAACTTTTAGTGATTTTAATGACGGTTTAATTTACCAAATTTTGGAATTTTTAAGTGGTGAAAATAAAACTTGATTAATCGAAAATTGGGAAAAACCAATGACAAATTTGGCAAAATTCGCAGAAATTTATAAATTGCTACTCTCAGGCTATCCTTTTGCTTATATTTCTAAAAACAAAACCTTTTTAGGTCATGATTTTTATGTTGATGAATCGGTCCTGATTCCCCGTGACGAAACCGAATTATTAGTTCAAGAAGCTACAAAATGATTAAAACAATATCCTGATTGCAAAGTTCTCGACCTTTGCAGTGGTTCAGGAATCATAGGTTTGACAATTAAAATGAATCACCCTGGTTGCCAAGTGACCTTAAGTGATTTATCTGCTCCAGCTCAAATAATAGCTGCGAAAAATGCTCAAAAATTAAACCTCGATGTTGCTTTTTTAACTGGTGATTTTCTTGAACCGAGTTTAGAAAATCACCAAAAATATAATTTAATTACTTGCAACCCCCCCTATGTTGATAAAACTGATAAAGAAGTTGGGGCTTCCACAATTTTTGAGCCGGAAATGGCCCTTTATCCCCCCGACCTTTCTCAACCCCTATATTTTTATGAAATTCTTTTCCGAGATGTTTTTAAAATTATTAATAAAGGCAAACCTTTTGCCTTATTGTTGGAATTTGGCTATGACCAAAAAGAAAAGATTGAAAAAATAATTTTTCGTACATCATGGTTAAAGGGAAGTAACATAACTTTTTTTCAAGATTGAGCAGGCAAATGAAGGTTTGTGAAAATTGAAGGAGAACTTAAAGAATAA
- a CDS encoding L-threonylcarbamoyladenylate synthase — MLDTKKIEIAIQKLRAHEIVILPTDTVYGFSTTMTPQGAKKINHFKKAPLEKPLIALFANLEQVEKHVKLTKMTRELLLTPEPTTVISPLLDDSGTLAVRIVKRPDIQKIIKVLGPLWSTSVNFHQEPTIVEKKTIQNNFSEIYFFPDNENCQNNAKPSRIFNQLTQQWIRK, encoded by the coding sequence ATGCTTGATACTAAGAAGATTGAAATAGCAATTCAAAAATTAAGAGCTCATGAAATTGTAATTCTTCCAACGGACACCGTATATGGTTTTTCAACAACAATGACTCCTCAAGGAGCAAAAAAAATAAATCATTTTAAAAAAGCCCCTCTAGAAAAGCCCCTAATTGCGCTTTTTGCTAATTTAGAGCAAGTGGAGAAACATGTTAAATTAACAAAGATGACAAGGGAACTTTTATTAACTCCAGAACCAACAACAGTAATTAGTCCCCTTTTGGATGATAGTGGCACTTTAGCCGTTAGAATTGTTAAGCGTCCTGATATTCAAAAAATTATTAAAGTTCTTGGTCCTTTATGATCTACCTCAGTGAATTTTCATCAAGAACCAACGATTGTTGAGAAAAAAACAATTCAAAATAATTTTTCGGAAATTTATTTTTTTCCCGATAATGAAAATTGTCAAAACAATGCGAAACCTTCGCGAATTTTTAACCAATTAACTCAACAATGAATTCGCAAATAA
- the cls gene encoding cardiolipin synthase, with protein sequence MKKHIVALFSLIFLFSAYIIAITLLSVLLSPTFLWTLLGVEILSIIWAFVVLFNPHRRVETRIRWAIFIIFMPIIGLGSYLFFGRTYHYKTTRDYRYKNFSDFRERPIMKEMKQTTLPIIDKDIPEYKRAFMMSLNQQADLIYKNTQIDLLPNGNIAWPTVLREMSKAKNYILLNIYIVNDGELYRNLELVLKERLDAGVRVYFLYDFFGCYGKFTSEMKRRLKEAGAQVVPFGPVKLPFINWTMNYRDHRKDISIDGEVGFLGGINLSDEYINLSPKFGIWNDSMIKIEGDALQGLEKIFVSDWLFYTKKLLIDQEPSLGIAKPKTTGRHDLMQVVSSGPNHPTPMHLDLILNLINSAQKRIWLATPYFVPPVELIKSLASSARSGIDVRLLLPGKGDKQYLLNVSKYWTQELYDAGAKIYTLNNTFSHFKAFLFDDEISFVGSTNLDFRAFFSDQQTMALIKSREFNKELTKKFEHDFHLSHLYTKRPLSEHKRSYRFFIQTLNIITPLL encoded by the coding sequence ATGAAAAAGCATATTGTGGCCTTATTTTCTCTAATTTTTCTTTTCTCGGCCTACATTATTGCCATTACGTTACTTTCCGTTTTATTATCGCCTACTTTTCTTTGAACCTTGTTAGGGGTTGAAATTTTATCAATCATTTGGGCCTTTGTAGTTTTATTTAATCCACATCGTCGTGTTGAAACTCGAATTCGTTGAGCGATTTTCATTATTTTTATGCCCATTATTGGTTTAGGATCTTACCTCTTTTTTGGTCGTACTTATCATTACAAAACCACACGTGATTATCGTTACAAAAACTTTTCGGATTTCCGTGAACGTCCAATTATGAAAGAAATGAAGCAAACGACATTACCAATCATCGATAAAGACATTCCTGAATACAAACGTGCTTTTATGATGAGTCTTAACCAACAGGCGGACTTAATTTATAAAAATACGCAAATTGATTTATTACCCAACGGCAATATTGCCTGACCAACAGTTTTACGGGAAATGAGTAAGGCTAAAAACTATATTCTTTTGAATATCTATATTGTGAACGATGGGGAGCTTTACCGAAATCTTGAGTTAGTTTTAAAGGAACGTTTAGATGCGGGAGTACGTGTTTATTTTCTTTATGATTTCTTTGGTTGTTATGGAAAGTTTACTAGCGAAATGAAACGTAGACTCAAAGAAGCGGGAGCGCAAGTAGTGCCCTTTGGACCTGTTAAGTTGCCTTTTATAAACTGAACTATGAATTATCGTGACCACCGCAAGGATATTTCAATTGATGGTGAAGTTGGCTTTTTGGGAGGGATTAATTTATCCGATGAATATATCAACCTAAGTCCTAAATTTGGTATTTGGAATGACTCAATGATTAAAATCGAGGGCGATGCACTCCAAGGATTAGAAAAAATTTTCGTTTCGGATTGGTTGTTTTATACGAAAAAACTTTTAATTGATCAAGAGCCGAGTCTTGGCATTGCTAAACCAAAAACGACTGGCCGCCATGATTTGATGCAGGTGGTCTCATCAGGACCTAATCATCCAACCCCAATGCACTTGGACTTAATTTTAAATTTAATTAATAGTGCCCAGAAACGAATTTGGTTAGCAACCCCTTATTTTGTTCCTCCTGTAGAATTAATTAAATCCTTAGCCTCAAGTGCTCGTTCTGGAATTGATGTGCGTTTATTATTACCGGGTAAAGGCGATAAACAATATTTACTCAATGTTTCAAAATATTGAACGCAAGAGTTATATGATGCTGGTGCTAAAATCTATACATTAAATAATACCTTCAGTCACTTTAAAGCTTTTCTCTTTGATGATGAAATCTCGTTTGTTGGTTCAACTAATTTAGATTTTCGTGCTTTCTTTTCTGACCAACAAACAATGGCTTTAATTAAATCGCGTGAATTTAATAAAGAACTAACTAAGAAGTTTGAGCATGATTTCCATTTATCGCATCTCTACACCAAGAGGCCTTTAAGTGAACACAAAAGGTCTTATCGTTTCTTTATCCAAACTTTGAATATTATCACGCCATTACTTTAG
- a CDS encoding aspartate carbamoyltransferase catalytic subunit: protein MNKSLFNLDDWTKEDVNQCLNEALAFKKAEKIVNYHQEKVVANLFFEPSTRTHYSFDVAAHKLGCKTLNFNEKVSSTKKGESLYDTIKTFEALGVDAMVVRHPENEYYKTWENKIKTPILNGGDGSGNHPTQSLLDLLTIKEHFGHFEGLKVMIVGDLKYSRVAKTNMKIMQKLGMEVFGASIDELYVNGIKKANFKTDLPHMDVVMLLRYQFERFAEQENYHLDYLKNYKLTKALVETMKPNAIIMHPAPFNRGIEIDDEVVECSQSKIFDQMSNGVFVRMALINRAISDQGKQN, encoded by the coding sequence ATGAATAAAAGTTTATTTAATTTGGATGATTGGACAAAAGAGGATGTTAACCAATGTCTTAATGAAGCATTAGCTTTTAAAAAGGCTGAAAAAATAGTTAATTATCATCAGGAAAAAGTTGTAGCTAACCTTTTTTTTGAACCATCAACAAGAACCCATTATTCGTTTGATGTGGCGGCTCACAAACTAGGTTGCAAAACCTTAAATTTCAATGAAAAAGTAAGTTCCACAAAAAAGGGAGAAAGTCTTTACGATACAATCAAGACCTTTGAAGCCTTAGGAGTTGATGCGATGGTGGTCCGCCATCCAGAAAATGAATATTATAAAACCTGAGAAAATAAAATCAAAACTCCAATTTTAAATGGGGGTGATGGTTCAGGAAATCATCCCACCCAAAGTTTATTAGATTTGTTAACAATCAAAGAACACTTTGGTCACTTTGAAGGTTTGAAAGTGATGATTGTTGGAGATTTGAAATACTCCCGAGTGGCCAAAACGAACATGAAAATCATGCAGAAACTTGGTATGGAGGTCTTTGGAGCCAGCATTGACGAACTTTACGTTAATGGCATTAAAAAAGCTAACTTCAAAACTGATTTACCTCACATGGATGTCGTGATGCTATTACGCTATCAATTTGAACGCTTTGCTGAACAAGAAAACTATCATCTTGATTATCTAAAAAATTATAAATTAACAAAAGCATTAGTTGAAACTATGAAACCAAACGCTATTATTATGCATCCAGCTCCATTTAACCGCGGGATAGAAATTGACGACGAAGTTGTGGAATGTAGCCAATCAAAAATATTTGACCAAATGAGCAACGGAGTATTTGTACGGATGGCTCTAATTAATCGCGCTATTTCTGATCAAGGGAAACAAAATTAA
- a CDS encoding dihydroorotase produces MVKTITFTNALIYRNQNFETTNLTITDTKIVAIGPQLIGEIISLPNGSLITPGFIDLHAHFREPGQTNKEDLLSGAMAALYGGYQTVCLMPNTTPTTDNLNILQPLMEKARTAPINLKFFGAITKNLAGEEETDWESLNNMVVGFSDDGSYLANHQMLEAILRFGANNEKLVSLHVDSRHKLVSETKILRQEVAKKFGLQGVDDDYESNPLSRDLGLALKHQLPYHLCHLSTQKSVDLLKKSRLINSKITAEVTPHHLVLSLEDIHKDDANFMMNPPLNRAIDRQSLIQALNEGIIDVIATDHAPHEAISKAGFATGTMGIIGLEFAFPLLYTHLVKTKQVPLEIILEAMSIKPAKLINHSDISLNIGNEATFTILDLAESQPVLAEKLHSKSHNTPFLNQELFGWPWANVQHGKIYYLKGETENVRENSRKNYIN; encoded by the coding sequence GTGGTCAAAACAATTACTTTTACTAATGCCTTAATTTATCGTAACCAAAACTTTGAAACAACCAATTTAACAATTACTGATACCAAAATTGTGGCGATTGGGCCGCAATTGATTGGGGAAATAATTTCCTTACCGAACGGAAGCCTTATTACTCCAGGATTTATCGATCTCCATGCCCATTTTCGCGAACCAGGTCAAACTAATAAAGAAGATCTTCTTTCGGGAGCAATGGCTGCTTTATATGGTGGCTATCAAACTGTTTGTTTGATGCCAAACACAACTCCAACAACTGATAATCTTAATATTTTACAGCCCCTCATGGAAAAGGCTAGAACAGCCCCTATCAACCTTAAGTTTTTTGGCGCAATTACAAAAAATCTGGCTGGCGAAGAAGAAACTGATTGAGAAAGTCTAAATAATATGGTGGTTGGGTTTAGTGATGATGGGAGTTATTTGGCTAATCACCAGATGCTGGAAGCGATTCTTCGGTTTGGAGCGAATAATGAGAAATTGGTTAGTTTGCATGTTGATAGCCGTCACAAATTGGTAAGCGAAACAAAAATCTTGCGCCAAGAAGTAGCAAAAAAATTTGGTCTTCAAGGGGTTGATGATGATTATGAATCAAACCCTTTAAGTCGGGACTTGGGATTGGCTTTGAAGCACCAATTACCTTATCATCTTTGTCATTTATCAACACAAAAAAGTGTCGATTTATTAAAAAAATCTCGTCTAATAAACTCCAAAATTACTGCTGAAGTAACTCCTCATCACTTAGTTCTAAGTCTAGAAGATATTCACAAAGATGATGCGAACTTTATGATGAATCCACCCTTGAATAGAGCGATTGATCGTCAAAGTTTAATTCAAGCCTTAAATGAAGGGATTATCGATGTAATCGCTACAGATCACGCCCCTCATGAAGCTATATCAAAAGCGGGCTTTGCCACAGGAACGATGGGAATTATTGGGTTGGAATTCGCCTTTCCACTTCTTTACACCCATTTAGTCAAAACTAAGCAAGTGCCCTTAGAAATAATTCTAGAAGCCATGAGTATTAAACCCGCTAAATTAATTAATCATTCAGATATTAGCCTGAATATTGGTAATGAGGCAACTTTTACAATTTTAGATTTGGCAGAAAGCCAACCAGTTTTGGCCGAAAAACTTCACTCTAAATCACATAACACCCCATTTTTAAACCAAGAGTTATTTGGTTGACCATGAGCCAATGTGCAACATGGCAAAATTTACTATCTAAAAGGAGAAACTGAAAATGTTAGAGAAAATTCGCGAAAAAACTATATTAATTAG
- a CDS encoding ferredoxin reductase domain-containing protein has product MLEKIREKTILISNDCVAPNLYLATFKAPIISQLAHPGQYMNIFPASHFTSPRAFSFFGINPSEETVQVYYQLRGEGTHYMAEQLKIGDDVWMEGPCGDGFHYGQNKKTLIVGAGVGLAPMKCLVEVLQRHHQDFEVLIGARSENFLKILELFPKNVNYKIVTDDGSCGPKQNVLEALENYLVTDEAKTVDSIIACGPNPVLEEIARLGEKHKITVQSAYTRPKGCPWKECHKCMKQRLKTI; this is encoded by the coding sequence ATGTTAGAGAAAATTCGCGAAAAAACTATATTAATTAGCAATGACTGTGTTGCTCCGAACTTATATTTAGCGACATTCAAAGCGCCAATCATTAGTCAATTAGCCCACCCTGGTCAATATATGAATATTTTTCCAGCGTCGCATTTTACAAGCCCTCGTGCGTTCAGTTTTTTTGGAATTAATCCTTCTGAAGAAACGGTGCAAGTTTATTACCAACTACGTGGGGAGGGTACTCATTATATGGCGGAACAATTAAAAATTGGTGATGATGTTTGAATGGAAGGGCCTTGTGGCGATGGGTTTCATTATGGTCAAAACAAAAAAACTTTAATTGTTGGGGCTGGAGTGGGCTTGGCACCGATGAAATGCCTTGTGGAAGTTTTACAACGCCATCACCAAGATTTCGAAGTGTTAATTGGAGCTCGAAGTGAAAACTTCTTGAAAATTTTAGAATTGTTTCCGAAAAATGTTAATTACAAAATTGTTACCGATGATGGATCGTGTGGTCCTAAGCAAAATGTTTTGGAAGCTTTAGAAAACTATTTAGTAACCGATGAAGCCAAAACAGTTGATTCAATCATTGCTTGTGGGCCCAATCCGGTTCTAGAAGAAATAGCCCGTCTAGGAGAGAAACATAAAATTACTGTGCAATCTGCTTATACACGTCCGAAGGGTTGTCCTTGAAAAGAATGCCATAAATGTATGAAACAACGTTTGAAGACAATATAA
- a CDS encoding dihydroorotate dehydrogenase: protein MLKTNFLGFDLQCPLTVGSGTFGYGDAYKKINSINELGILTTKGLSLMSREGNPQPRIAQIPMGLLNSVGLENPGFAEFKEKVVPAYSQLNVPIMVNISGRTIEEYQQLAAKLNEIAEIALIELNISCPNVKEGGILFGTNLDLTRETVRAVRQVLTKKKLIVKLSPSVSDIQAFAKVCEDEGADALCLINTIPALHIDIKTKKPVLGNGIGGLSGPAIKPIAVRMVYQVAQVVNIPIIGMGGITSTEDAIEFMMAGASIIGIGTGLFQKPNLIQEIKTGLQQYCQENNLNNIQEIVGAAHEPRQISA, encoded by the coding sequence ATGTTAAAAACGAATTTTTTAGGGTTTGATTTGCAATGCCCTTTGACAGTAGGAAGCGGAACATTTGGTTATGGAGATGCTTATAAAAAAATTAATTCAATTAATGAATTAGGCATTTTGACGACTAAAGGACTAAGTCTAATGTCTCGAGAAGGTAATCCTCAACCTCGGATTGCGCAAATCCCGATGGGTCTACTAAATTCAGTTGGTTTAGAAAATCCAGGTTTTGCCGAATTTAAGGAAAAAGTGGTACCTGCTTATAGTCAATTGAACGTGCCTATCATGGTCAATATTAGCGGACGAACAATCGAGGAATACCAACAACTCGCCGCTAAATTAAATGAAATTGCCGAAATTGCTTTGATTGAACTAAATATTTCTTGTCCTAATGTAAAAGAGGGCGGAATTCTCTTTGGGACTAATTTAGATTTAACTCGAGAAACGGTCCGTGCCGTTCGCCAAGTTTTAACGAAAAAGAAATTAATCGTAAAATTATCGCCATCAGTAAGCGATATTCAAGCCTTTGCAAAAGTTTGTGAAGATGAAGGAGCCGACGCTTTATGTTTAATTAATACAATTCCAGCTCTTCACATTGATATAAAGACTAAAAAGCCAGTTCTTGGTAACGGTATTGGGGGCCTAAGTGGACCTGCGATTAAGCCAATTGCCGTGCGAATGGTTTACCAAGTCGCTCAAGTGGTTAATATCCCAATTATCGGCATGGGGGGAATTACTTCTACTGAAGATGCAATTGAATTTATGATGGCTGGAGCTTCAATAATTGGTATTGGGACTGGCCTTTTCCAAAAACCAAATTTAATTCAGGAAATCAAAACTGGTTTGCAACAATATTGCCAAGAAAACAACCTAAATAATATTCAAGAAATTGTTGGAGCTGCTCATGAACCTAGACAAATCAGCGCCTAA
- the pyrF gene encoding orotidine-5'-phosphate decarboxylase: MNLDKSAPKVIIACDFQSKIELNNFLAKFPPSEKLFLKLGMELVYGVGFEIIQELKNRGHAIFLDLKLHDIPVTMLKALHSLNQYKVDFLTIHLAAGQKSLDLLAQEAPNLAMKLLGVSVLTSLDDQDVQTLFQNPALSSNGLALNLAGLAARSNLYGLICSPREAKVIKSTYPKLKLITPGIQMGTNQQSDQKRVATPRQAAEWGSDFLVVGRLITQSLDPYQTYKTIIKEFINENN; encoded by the coding sequence ATGAACCTAGACAAATCAGCGCCTAAAGTTATCATTGCTTGCGATTTTCAATCGAAAATAGAGCTAAATAACTTTTTAGCAAAATTTCCTCCCTCAGAAAAATTATTTTTAAAATTAGGTATGGAGTTGGTTTATGGGGTTGGCTTTGAAATCATTCAAGAACTTAAAAATCGTGGTCATGCCATTTTTTTAGATTTAAAATTGCATGATATTCCTGTAACCATGCTTAAGGCTCTACACTCCCTTAACCAATACAAAGTTGATTTTTTAACAATTCACTTAGCGGCAGGACAAAAAAGCTTAGACTTATTAGCACAAGAAGCTCCAAATTTAGCCATGAAACTTCTAGGGGTAAGTGTTTTAACAAGTCTTGATGACCAGGATGTGCAAACTCTCTTTCAAAATCCCGCACTTTCAAGTAATGGATTAGCGCTTAATCTTGCTGGTTTAGCAGCTCGAAGTAATTTGTATGGTCTTATTTGTTCTCCTCGCGAAGCAAAAGTAATCAAAAGTACCTATCCAAAGTTAAAACTAATCACCCCTGGAATCCAAATGGGGACAAACCAACAAAGTGACCAAAAGCGTGTGGCTACTCCGCGTCAAGCAGCCGAATGAGGTTCAGATTTCTTAGTCGTGGGTCGACTTATTACGCAAAGCCTAGACCCTTATCAAACTTATAAGACCATAATCAAGGAGTTCATAAATGAAAATAATTAG
- the pyrE gene encoding orotate phosphoribosyltransferase has translation MKIISKDTKKTLIQDLINIKAININTQNQFTWASGIKSPIYIDNRLIMSYPHVRTRVVEGLANLINEEWPNIPIDTFFGTATAGIPHAVLLSHFLEKPCGYVRSSKKDHGKGNQIEGAYKKGDQVIVVEDLISTGGSVIKVVESLQQAGLNVKGIVAIFSYDLQRAHDNFKKLDIPYYSLLNFHDLVTYLPTNSSEDKEMLIKFQQNL, from the coding sequence ATGAAAATAATTAGTAAGGATACGAAAAAGACTCTTATTCAAGATTTAATTAATATTAAAGCGATTAATATTAATACGCAAAACCAATTTACTTGAGCCTCAGGAATAAAATCACCAATTTATATTGATAATCGTTTAATTATGAGTTACCCCCATGTAAGAACTCGTGTGGTGGAAGGTTTGGCTAACTTAATTAATGAAGAATGACCTAATATTCCCATTGATACTTTTTTTGGAACAGCAACTGCAGGGATACCTCATGCCGTCTTGCTTTCACATTTCTTAGAGAAACCATGTGGCTATGTAAGGTCGAGTAAAAAAGACCATGGCAAAGGCAACCAAATTGAAGGAGCCTATAAAAAAGGTGATCAAGTTATCGTTGTTGAGGATCTAATTTCAACTGGGGGTTCAGTAATTAAAGTGGTTGAAAGTCTTCAACAAGCCGGTTTAAATGTCAAAGGTATTGTGGCTATCTTTAGTTATGATTTGCAACGTGCCCATGATAACTTCAAAAAATTAGATATTCCTTACTATTCCCTACTGAATTTCCATGATTTGGTAACTTATTTACCAACAAATAGTAGTGAAGATAAAGAAATGCTCATTAAATTTCAACAAAATCTTTAA
- the rpsL gene encoding 30S ribosomal protein S12 codes for MPTINQLVKTNRKQKTWKVKAPALSRWVNTLQKKSKKINAPQKRGVCTRIYTIKPKKPNSALRKCARVKLNNGMDVNAYIGGEGHNLQEHNVVLIRGGRVKDLPGVRYHIVRGVLDTQGVDKRKQSRSLYGTKKPKN; via the coding sequence ATGCCAACAATTAACCAATTAGTTAAAACCAACCGTAAACAAAAAACTTGAAAAGTTAAAGCTCCCGCTTTAAGTCGTTGAGTTAACACTTTACAAAAAAAATCAAAAAAAATTAATGCCCCTCAAAAACGTGGAGTATGTACTCGTATTTATACGATTAAACCTAAAAAACCCAACTCAGCTTTACGTAAATGTGCTCGGGTTAAATTAAATAACGGAATGGATGTTAATGCCTACATCGGTGGTGAAGGACACAACCTACAAGAACATAACGTAGTGTTAATCCGTGGAGGTCGTGTAAAAGACTTACCTGGGGTTCGTTACCATATCGTACGTGGAGTACTTGATACTCAAGGTGTTGATAAACGTAAACAAAGCCGTTCATTATACGGAACCAAAAAACCGAAAAATTAG